From the genome of Amyelois transitella isolate CPQ chromosome 29, ilAmyTran1.1, whole genome shotgun sequence:
ATACCCACCAAAAACAAGATGTCATTAAACAGTTGGAAAAGTCTGGTAAAGAATGTAAGAAAGAATGGGAGATGGCCGTGAAGAGGAATACTAAGATATTTCACAGAACCCAAGACCTGGAATCTATGTTGACAGTCCATAATTTACACCAGCATGAAAAAGTGCAAGAACTTCTTCAGAACAAGATAAAAGATTTTGATAGGTGTAAGGACGCAGATGAGAATTCACTCGGGAGAGCTTCTTTAGTCAAAGAAAAGATTACGAAAATGATTTCTCAAGAGGTCTCTAAGTCTGGTAAGAAGAAGCTTGAAATTCTAAAGGGTAAACCTAAAAAGGCAACGAAAAATGatactgaaaatattttgttagccACAAAGAAATTTTTAGAACAAAACTCTGTTAATAAAGAAAAGCTTGAATGTTCAGATAATCATGATATTGTTTGTagtgaaaatatgaaaatagctAATTATGCTGAGAACCACGCAACAACTAAACATTCTCTTGAAAATTCCATTGAACGAAATATACCTGAAGTTGTAGCATCCAATGAGAATGATCATAATTCTGTTCAGAACAcaacaaaaaaactaaaaaagctTATGGGAAAAAGAACCATTAAGGATAATATGGATTCTAATAAGCCTCATGATGAAAATATCATAGCAAACGCAGCTGAAGTAATGTCACCAACAAGATTACAAAAAGGTAGTATAATCATTTATATCTAATTGTAATTCTAGAGACttaaaatttgacatgtaagttctttatgtggtctagTGCACTAGGAGAGTATTTCCCTAATTTCCCACGTGAAATGGgaattataagattttatgtGGACAGAGCCAGGAGAGGTTctttagtaaattaataactttttcaaatatttttacatgtaGGTTTGTTTTCAGATAATGTTAAATCTTAACtttgaaacaaattttttacTACTGCATATAAAACCGAGAATTGGtttttgatgaattttattaaaacttatgttgtaataaatagataaattagaaaaacatATAGTAATTTGTTATGCAAGGATACAATATCAGCGAATGAGATGTTGCTACCATacagtttattttgttacatttgAAGCATTAGTAAAACATTTTACACATAGATTGGTCTTTAAAGTTATATATAGACAATACTTTTGGCCAAATATCTGAAAACAGACAAGGTTGTGcttcttttaatttgaaagaaGTGAATTTGTAAAATccaattacttttttacagTAAAGAGGAAGAACAAGTCACCAAAAGTTCCTGCTTATGACATAAACTGTGAGAAGCGCGTGGCCTATGGACCTCCAGGTTTGGatcaatttaaattacctCTTAAAATAGTCCCCCTTGTTACACAAGATGATGTTGTGAAACTAGAAGATAAAGTTTCTGAAAATCTTGAAGAAGCTCCCCAACGAAGAGACGCGTTTGATGGCTTAGACTCCGaagttaacataaaaataaccaatCAAGACATTCTTAAAAAGATACATGACGAAACATTAGATAAAGTTGAAGAACAATCTTCAGTGAAATCAGACAAAGGCgtgaataaaataacaaatgataACAAATCACATACTGATTCTTCAAGTAAACCTCAAAAAACGCTGCGTTCTATAATATTGCAGAGGaagttaaaattgtataaagaaaaatctaaaatGAGTGATGATTCCCTATCTTCATCAGACTTTGCTAAAGATTCTTCAACAAGTGTTGAAGAAAAAGATGTTACAAACGAATCTGATGATGATATAGAAGATGTATTGCAGAAACTCAATTTAGAATATACGAAGAATTTAACTTCTAAAGAAGAAGTTAAGAAAGATGATACCGAAGAAGCGAACCAAGGAGAAGTGAAAACAAATGCCAatccatttaaaaatttagatGCTACCATATCTGTTTTTGTTGATAAATTGGTAACACCAGTTTTGATGGTTCACACGAAGATGAACAAGCGCATTCAGCCGTGTATGGAATTGAGAGATGTTAATTTCAACACTAACATTCATGTTGCTCTTGCTAATATGTCAGTAAAACATCCAATGATGATTCAGAGTGTGTCTTGGTTCACAATTCTTAGGGGATACAGCCTGTTCATGGTGAGTCCACTGAACAGTGGTAAAACTTTAGGTTATTTGCCGGCTGTTTGTCGTCTAGTCACAGATTATAGGACTGACACTGTTGATAATGTAGGTCCTAGTTGTATAATAGTGTGTGCTACTGCAAAAGCTGCTTCAGAGGTGGAGAAActtagcaaaatatttttagggttGAAAGAAAGAGTTTTGACATGTTATACAGGGATGGACGAGTTGCATATCACAACAGCTTTACTAAACGGTTGCGATTTACTTATATGTACACCCTCTATATTAGTTCGGTTGATGCAAGTAGCTGATTTTGGTGTAGATTTACGTAGATTGGCAACATTCGTTTTGGATGATTGCGAGAGATTATCAGAGGTTTACATCAATGAGGTTAAATTTTTCTTGataaaaatcaaagaaatGCTCAAGACTAGGGCCAATAAGGAGTTGAGAGTACAGATTGTAGCTGCGTCCAGGATATGGTGTGATTTCATGGGTCCTCTTGCTAAAAAAGCACCAAATTCGGTAGTTTGTATAGGCGCTTTCCAAGAATGCGTACTTTATTCTAAAGCGAACACCAAAGttacttttgttaaaaaagaaaacaaaataaatgcagTATTGGAATTCCTTAAACTAATAGACGGGTCAAAGAGGACTGTGATAGTCTGTCGCGATGATAAAGAAGTTGAAACGTTAGAGAAATGTCTTGTGCAACAGAAGAAAGTGGTTTTTGCTTGTAACAATACGATGACAGTACaagatttatataattacagCAAGAACTGGGAAGAGTATCAGGAACCTCTGTTAGGTCCCATACTAGTTTGTTGCGATGGCAATTTGACACATTTGAACGTAACTAATGCGCATTACCTAATACATTTTTCGCTTCCTCAAATGTTCTCAATGTTTTGCAAAAGATTTGCAGTTTTGAACGATAATTATCCTtcaattttcaagactgatgacGAAAACGTTAAAATACAAGTTCTTCTTGAAGAGAGCAATGTTGAACAGTTAcctaaaatattgaattttattaaaagatgCACAAATGAGGTTCCACAATTTTTAGATGATGTTTGTAGCAAGGTTTTAGCTGAAAAAGATGGTTCCAAAGCTAAAAACATGGTTCCTGTGTGCGACAATCTTCTTGCGATGGGAGATTGTCCAGATTTTTGGAATTGTCAAGAGCGTCATGCCGTAATGAAAGAGTATGATGAACCGAAGGAATGGATGCCTAAAAATGGTGTtgtgacatttaaaatactACATTACCACACGGCAGTTTTGTATTCCGTCAGATTACTTTCGAATGTAGTTAATG
Proteins encoded in this window:
- the LOC106132227 gene encoding putative ATP-dependent RNA helicase TDRD12 is translated as MTSDSYRVEILHYINPHLLWVEVENTKSKEFIFEQIGVYGVLPQEVTVDDVSLEVETRKCDQWTPAAFLVMKKVFSESLEVWFSPVHIDRRTSIFDDNIHKYGELVVKKKNGKLKALTQQLVKSGFALYDTGLFHQELGAGNLKTKLNTHQKQDVIKQLEKSGKECKKEWEMAVKRNTKIFHRTQDLESMLTVHNLHQHEKVQELLQNKIKDFDRCKDADENSLGRASLVKEKITKMISQEVSKSGKKKLEILKGKPKKATKNDTENILLATKKFLEQNSVNKEKLECSDNHDIVCSENMKIANYAENHATTKHSLENSIERNIPEVVASNENDHNSVQNTTKKLKKLMGKRTIKDNMDSNKPHDENIIANAAEVMSPTRLQKVKRKNKSPKVPAYDINCEKRVAYGPPGLDQFKLPLKIVPLVTQDDVVKLEDKVSENLEEAPQRRDAFDGLDSEVNIKITNQDILKKIHDETLDKVEEQSSVKSDKGVNKITNDNKSHTDSSSKPQKTLRSIILQRKLKLYKEKSKMSDDSLSSSDFAKDSSTSVEEKDVTNESDDDIEDVLQKLNLEYTKNLTSKEEVKKDDTEEANQGEVKTNANPFKNLDATISVFVDKLVTPVLMVHTKMNKRIQPCMELRDVNFNTNIHVALANMSVKHPMMIQSVSWFTILRGYSLFMVSPLNSGKTLGYLPAVCRLVTDYRTDTVDNVGPSCIIVCATAKAASEVEKLSKIFLGLKERVLTCYTGMDELHITTALLNGCDLLICTPSILVRLMQVADFGVDLRRLATFVLDDCERLSEVYINEVKFFLIKIKEMLKTRANKELRVQIVAASRIWCDFMGPLAKKAPNSVVCIGAFQECVLYSKANTKVTFVKKENKINAVLEFLKLIDGSKRTVIVCRDDKEVETLEKCLVQQKKVVFACNNTMTVQDLYNYSKNWEEYQEPLLGPILVCCDGNLTHLNVTNAHYLIHFSLPQMFSMFCKRFAVLNDNYPSIFKTDDENVKIQVLLEESNVEQLPKILNFIKRCTNEVPQFLDDVCSKVLAEKDGSKAKNMVPVCDNLLAMGDCPDFWNCQERHAVMKEYDEPKEWMPKNGVVTFKILHYHTAVLYSVRLLSNVVNGKTVKYPQTYSTLSLKMGMYYSKESNKKLHGVPKVGDVCAVSVKLNFFARCQVMKILSHYKNGNPNYVLIKLIDEEKFERCSDVYLYYLPDELRNIETHIVRVRLANVMPKDKDVTFSDLALNQLKRVTDKQDLYLRGKVSLAIGNCVLVDTLEACQDLTSLNETVVSEDFRKILLDAHAIPNPEHVPKLEKLCHEGQIVLDIEKQLVETPKPVKNQLKPDWAHLDNSDMQSVYFTTAESPDAFFVRLVKFDSCMNILLKDIEKHVTDNSDPVAEIMKGDYVLAKFPDDNVYERARIDEIYDENKVKCFFVDQGDWRDILRNDIIEIPEKFLIQMPCQAIECRLAGVSPAGESWTEFGTNWFNDTCFEDNEGNIKQLYIKYFTKGIATHTDGHKYGVVLIDTNGDQDIVINQLMIEKNLAQENPEEVKYFQEFNANKPETADCIVNEPETSDSFKNKDEEEWEKISNNEIEKEETQESELGEVDDEIPKISLDSVFARKPIRSMPLVQDDDDIDRWDINITEELLSMFRFSQHTSETYQHTNEHVNNETEPNCQPINLPAIKSSAETILDSDFKSMILKSFAEEKKVAEESTTSNVEEVEKKRELESENNKIENKKSEEIVNCPKAAEKTKSVANASKNNKIVEILDSDDISSSESNISAKIKEMEQVDELRKPKVVWRQRNDAVIIKIQLIGVESYDLEINDRTLRFETNVNNTKYSFNLDLYGVIDNKSYYHSNKGLYILINLKKVLNKRWLTLTKDGGLKKWIAYDVDAIDTSSDEEAVDKETIKNVVKNMQQSDSDSDDDFVDDSRF